From a single Cryptococcus deuterogattii R265 chromosome 5, complete sequence genomic region:
- a CDS encoding NuA3 HAT complex component NTO1 (genome sequence mistake) — translation MTLHDLPKVSFTLITDDPSILHPAGVQSEQSRSYGYNDFSDFERPEHYIRYIEPIESELAVQVEYDMDEQDQAWLDTYNAERKKDQCGPISYEIFEIIMDKLEKEWFNLSKRIPQPQQQLAPEDSKCSICDDGEGENSNAIVFCDGCNLAVHQDCYGVPYIPEGQWLCRKCTVSPENPVSCIFCPNEGGAFKQTTTGHWAHLLCAIWIPETTLGNSIYMEPVESVELVPKGRWKLVCSLCKERIGACIQCENRNCFTAFHVTCARQLGLLQSMKSLTTDGTLHAYCHKHMPLDESKDPEVEDVEEEDDEWEESPRNHHPHTKTKPKTQYSKSQTSKSHPIPMAKRPAQPFVIPVTKKSAQAHSKSFRPGPPIVPKMIVNRILEYVGKVQLRKKPQVIEKICRYWSLKREARRGAPLLKRLHLEPWTASTASRTQTESEKAQKLKFLQMLRNDLEKVRMLADLVRKREKEKLRQVQVIKDVVDRFIFPCSERLRVTLERISAMDRREMFLNPVTPAEAPDYFDIVHEPMCWLYIDEKLEKNAYIDVADFKRDIMLVLDNAMLYNAKDTSFHRAASKLKTSAQPLLNELDSITTSHQSMFTESRILSDLLVGDLEPALSHILPFFKGTTVSSEPEEPQDLLTSLFTTELEPPKPPTPTPSPPPEPKKYRRPTKEEKQKKWDAIVKERREKGLGRSTRGTEKLTREFEEEAGLNTAATPRGNSTSVPLEGGGMGMDHDGRAVRRSTRNLLEAHLLRSALLDLPQDKGGRNRPKYP, via the exons ATGACCCTGCACGACCTCCCAAAGGTCTCGTTCACTCTCATCACAGACGATCCATCCATTCTCCACCCAGCAGGCGTCCAGTCT GAGCAAAGCAGATCGTACGGAT ACAATGACTTCTCTGATTTTGAAAGACCGGAACATTACATCCGGTATATAG AACCCATTGAGTCAGAGTTGGCAGTGCAGGTCGAGTATGACATGGACGAACAAG ACCAAGCATGGTTAGATACTTATAACGCCGAACGAAAGAAAGACCAATGTGGACCCATCTCATATGAAATATTCGAGATTATCATGGAcaagctggagaaggagtggTTTAACTTG TCTAAGCGAATACCGCAGCCGCAACAGCAACTGGCGCCTGAAGACTCTAAATGCTCCATATgcgatgatggagagggagaaaacTCGAACGCGATAGTGTTCTGTGACGGGTGTAATTTGGCGGTCCATCAAG ATTGTTACGGTGTGCCGTATATCCCAGAGGGCCAGTGGCTTTGTCGAAAATGTACAGTCTCTCCTGAAAACCCGGTA TCTTGCATATTTTGTCCTAATGAAGGCGGAGCTTTCAAACAAACTACCACTGGACACTGGGCTCATTTGCTGTGCGCAATCTGGATACCAGAGACCACTCTAGGAAATTCCATATATATGGAGCCAGTCGAGTCAGTGGAGTTGGTGCCGAAGGGCAGATGGAAGCTG GTCTGTTCATTGTGCAAAGAGAGAATCGGAGCTTGCATTCAGTGTGAAAATCGGAATTGTTTCACGGCCTTCCATGTGACTTGCGCAAGACAGTTGGGTCTATTGCAAAGCATGAAATCATTAACGACTGACGGTACTCTCCATGCGTACTGTCATAAGCACATGCCA TTGGATGAATCAAAGGATCcggaagtggaggatgtcgaggaagaggatgatgaatgggaagagTCACCTCGTAACCATCACCCCCATACCAAAACGAAACCCAAAACTCAGTATTCTAAGTCTCAGACGTCCAAGTCTCATCCCATACCTATGGCAAAACGCCCAGCTCAACCATTCGTGATACCTGTCACCAAAAAATCTGCCCAAGCGCACTCCAAATCGTTTCGTCCTGGGCCACCCATCGTTCCGAAAATGATTGTGAATAGAATACTAGAGTATGTTGGGAAAGTTcagttgaggaagaagcctCAGGTCATCGAGAAGATATGCAGATATTGGAGTTTGAAaagggaagcaagaagaggagcacCATTATTAAAGAGGTTGCATCTTGAG CCTTGGACAGCATCCACTGCCTCTAGGACTCAGACCGAGTCCGAAAAGGCGCAAAAGCTCAAGTTTTTACAGATGCTTCGAAACGATCTTGAAAAAGTGCGCATGCTTGCGGATCTCGTTCGGAAacgggaaaaagaaaagttgCGACAAGTACAAGTTATCAAAGATGTGGTAGATCGATTCATCTTTCCATGTAGCGAGAGATTGAGAGTGACTTTGGAGAGAATATCTGC AATGGATCGACGCGAGATGTTTCTAAACCCAGTCACCCCAGCGGAAGCACCTGACTATTTCGATATCGTCCACGAACCCATGTGTTGGTTGTATATAGACGAGAAGCTGGAGAAAAACGCTTATATCGATGTCGCAGATTTCAAG CGTGATATCATGCTTGTGCTCGACAATGCCATGTTATACAACGCCAAAGATACATCTTTTCATCGTGCGGCATCCAAGCTCAAAACTTCTGCTCAGCCGCTTTTGAATGAGCTTGACTCTATAACAACATCCCATCAATCCATGTTTACAGAATCTCGTATACTGTCTGACCTCCTGGTTGGGGACCTCGAGCCTGCCTTGTCACACATACTCCCCTTTTTCAAAGGAACCACTGTCTCCTCAGAACCTGAGGAACCTCAAGACCTGCTGACATCCCTCTTTACAACCGAGCTTGAACCTCCTAAACCTCCTACACCAACACCATCACCTCCCCCTGAGCCCAAAAAATACCGTAGGCCtacaaaggaagagaaacagaagaaatgggatgCGATAGTGAAGGAAAGACGAGAGAAGGGACTGGGAAGGTCTACTAGAGGAACGGAGAAGTTAACAAGAGAattcgaagaagaggcgggGCTGAATACGGCGGCTACACCAAGGGGGAACAGCACATCTGTGCcgctggaaggaggagggatgggTATGGATCATGATGGCAGAGCTGTGCGTAGAAGCACACGAAATTTACTTGAGGCGCATCTCCTACGGTCAGCACTCCTAGATCTGCCCCAAgacaaaggaggaagaaatcGGCCCAAGTACCCTTAA